A window from Staphylococcus succinus encodes these proteins:
- the ygs gene encoding S1 domain-containing post-transcriptional regulator Ygs, which yields MNNHYKVGQHIKVRVTGIQPYGAFVETPDNAEGLIHISEIMDDYVHNLKKFLSEGQIVRAKVISIDEEGKLNFSLKDNDYFKNYERKKEKQSVLDEIKETEKYGFQTIKERLPVWIKQSKNAIKDEK from the coding sequence TTGAATAATCACTATAAGGTAGGTCAACATATTAAAGTTCGTGTGACTGGTATTCAACCGTATGGCGCTTTTGTAGAAACCCCTGACAATGCTGAAGGATTAATCCATATTTCTGAAATCATGGATGATTACGTCCATAACTTGAAGAAGTTTTTATCAGAAGGACAAATTGTAAGAGCGAAAGTAATTTCAATTGATGAAGAAGGAAAGTTGAACTTTTCTTTAAAAGATAATGACTATTTTAAAAATTATGAACGTAAGAAAGAAAAGCAATCAGTATTAGATGAAATTAAAGAAACCGAAAAATATGGGTTTCAAACAATTAAAGAACGCTTACCGGTTTGGATTAAACAGTCCAAAAACGCGATCAAAGATGAAAAATAA
- a CDS encoding peptidylprolyl isomerase produces MTNYPQLNSEINGNEIKLVMHTNKGDMTFKLLPDVAPKTVENFVTHAKNGYYDGITFHRVINDFMVQGGDPTATGMGGESIYGGPFEDEFSLEAFNLYGALSMANSGPNTNGSQFFIVQMNNVPESMLGQLSDGGWPEPIVKAYGEKGGTPWLDQKHTVFGQLIEGETTLEDIASTKVGPQDKPLHDITIDSIDIEER; encoded by the coding sequence ATGACTAACTATCCTCAGTTAAATTCAGAAATAAATGGTAATGAAATTAAATTAGTAATGCATACTAATAAAGGCGATATGACTTTTAAATTATTGCCTGATGTGGCACCTAAAACAGTAGAAAACTTTGTGACACATGCTAAAAATGGATACTATGATGGTATAACATTCCACCGCGTTATTAATGATTTTATGGTACAAGGTGGAGATCCTACAGCTACAGGTATGGGCGGCGAAAGTATTTATGGCGGACCATTTGAAGATGAGTTTTCACTTGAAGCATTTAATTTATATGGTGCTTTATCAATGGCGAACTCAGGTCCAAATACAAATGGATCACAATTCTTTATTGTTCAAATGAACAACGTACCTGAATCAATGTTAGGTCAATTATCTGATGGTGGTTGGCCAGAACCAATCGTTAAAGCTTATGGCGAAAAAGGCGGTACGCCATGGTTAGACCAAAAACACACAGTTTTTGGACAATTAATTGAAGGTGAAACAACTTTAGAAGATATTGCGAGTACAAAAGTGGGTCCTCAAGATAAACCATTACATGATATTACAATTGATTCTATTGATATCGAAGAAAGATAA